A region of Paralichthys olivaceus isolate ysfri-2021 chromosome 24, ASM2471397v2, whole genome shotgun sequence DNA encodes the following proteins:
- the ptger2a gene encoding prostaglandin E receptor 2a (subtype EP2), with translation MTNKSDPCHSYQYINSTVSPLISAIMFGAGIFGNVAALVILEIRRRRETRNAGTSRRSLFHILITVLVLTDLAGTCLVSPLVQLAYSTNTTMVGMSPETESVCSYFGVSMTFFSLATLSLLFMMALERCFAIGYPYLYTRHVTKKCAYITIPSVFMLCIIFCLGPFAGFGKYVQYCPGTWCFIDMNPRAVKDGAYAILYATIMLLLVLVTVVCNGFVVFQLFRMYQRRKRNCGSMMGSIRSNNDRRVMSMAEEVEHLILLVFMTIIFIICTLPLVIRVYINSRFQSDIHSLDLIALRFISINSIIDPWVFILLSPSVLHFFWASVCRAPMGTSGSSMFKSTFSQTKTTNIELSRMALDYTDHFQSVENL, from the exons ATGACGAATAAATCTGATCCATGCCACAGCTATCAGTACATCAACTCCACCGTAAGCCCGCTGATCAGTGCCATCATGTTCGGCGCGGGCATCTTTGGTAATGTAGCTGCACTGGTGATCCTAGAGATTCGGCGGCGCAGAGAAACAAGGAACGCCGGCACATCGCGGCGTTCACTGTTTCACATTCTCATCACGGTGCTGGTTCTCACGGACTTGGCTGGGACCTGCCTGGTCAGCCCACTGGTGCAGCTGGCGTATTCAACCAACACGACCATGGTGGGGATGTCGCCTGAAACTGAAAGTGTGTGCTCATATTTTGGTGTCAGCATGACCTTCTTCAGTCTGGCCACCTTGTCGCTGCTCTTCATGATGGCATTAGAGCGATGCTTTGCCATTGGATACCCCTACCTGTACACCCGGCATGTCACCAAGAAATGTGCCTATATCACAATCCCATCGGTGTTTATGTTATGTATAATATTCTGTCTCGGGCCTTTTGCCGGGTTTGGTAAATATGTACAATACTGCCCTGGCACGTGGTGCTTCATTGATATGAACCCAAGGGCAGTAAAGGACGGCGCGTACGCCATCCTGTATGCCACTATCATGCTCCTGCTGGTGTTGGTCACTGTGGTGTGCAACGGTTTCGTGGTGTTCCAGCTTTTCAGGATGTACCAACGCCGCAAGAGGAATTGCGGCTCTATGATGGGATCCATAAGATCCAACAATGACCGCAGAGTGATGTCCATGGCCGAGGAGGTGGAGCATCTCATCCTGCTGGTGTTTAtgaccatcatcttcatcatatgCACACTGCCACTAGTG ATCCGGGTGTACATCAACTCAAGATTTCAATCAGATATTCACTCACTGGACCTGATTGCCCTGCGCTTCATCTCCATCAACTCCATCATTGACCCCTGggtcttcatcctcctctcccccagCGTGCTGCACTTTTTCTGGGCATCAGTGTGCCGGGCACCCATGGGAACTTCCGGGAGCTCCATGTTTAAATCAACATTCAGTCAAACGAAAACCACGAACATCGAACTGTCTCGCATGGCGTTGGACTACACCGACCATTTTCAATCCGTGGAAAATCTATGA